One genomic window of Solea solea chromosome 12, fSolSol10.1, whole genome shotgun sequence includes the following:
- the LOC131470118 gene encoding zinc finger protein 232-like isoform X3, with amino-acid sequence MLHLIFVSRLTCTAVYREIQRHPWKWSRAYTADKSIFSSTCILGIEFAPVLAIKQEQLQEPEPLHIKEEQEEVWSIQKGEQYEGLVEDNKADITNIPFVTVSVESEDDKEEAKSPEVHQRPTVENTEEESAEQQMFAGSENETDNSDDELKRESTTQQGSTYTKPKEIHIIVEKSIFGKKKFSCSKCGKHFTSKGTLQRHIRAHNGDRPFSCSHCGKRFSRKQHLQEHVLIHTGEQPFSCSVCGKKFRFSAGMRKHRRTHKYNC; translated from the exons ATGCTCCATCTAatatttgtatcacgattaacatgtacagcag TTTATAgggagatacagcgccacccaTGGAAGTGGAGTCGGGCGTACACGGCagataaatcgattttctcctccacatgtatacTCGGAATTG AATTTGCACCAGTGTTGGCAATTAAACAAGAGCAACTGCAGGAGCCAGAGCCTCTACACATTAAAGAGGAACAGGAGGAAGTGTGGAGCATTCAGAAAGGAGAGCAGTATGAAGGACTTGTGGAGGATAACAAAGCTGACATCACCAACATTCCATTTGTTACCGTCTCAGTGGAGAGTGAAGATGACAAAGAGGAAGCAAAGTCCCCCGAGGTTCATCAGAGACCCACGGTGGAGAACACAGAGGAAGAGTCTGCAGAACAGCAGATGTTTGCAGGCTCAGAAAATGAGACCGATAATAGTGACGATGAGTTAAAGAGGGAAAGCACAACCCAGCAAGGTTCAACTTATACGAAACCCAAAGAAATCCACATAATTGTGGAAAAATCAATTTTTGGCAAGAAAAAGTTTAGTTGCTCAAAGTGTGGTAAACACTTTACCTCAAAGGGGACTCTGCAGAGACACATTAGGGCTCATAATGGAGACCGGCCATTCAGTTGTTCCCACTGTGGAAAGAGATTTTCCCGGAAACAACATCTACAAGAACACGTGCTAATTCATACAGGAGAGCAGCCGTTTAGTTGTTCAGTCTGTGGAAAAAAGTTTCGCTTTAGTGCCGGCATGAGGAAGCACAGgagaacacacaaatataattgCTGA
- the LOC131470118 gene encoding zinc finger protein 232-like isoform X2, giving the protein MCKIGTLRTLLNERLSAAVEEIFKVLETTLSEYEDEIERQRKLLEDGKRPVNNAEFAPVLAIKQEQLQEPEPLHIKEEQEEVWSIQKGEQYEGLVEDNKADITNIPFVTVSVESEDDKEEAKSPEVHQRPTVENTEEESAEQQMFAGSENETDNSDDELKRESTTQQGSTYTKPKEIHIIVEKSIFGKKKFSCSKCGKHFTSKGTLQRHIRAHNGDRPFSCSHCGKRFSRKQHLQEHVLIHTGEQPFSCSVCGKKFRFSAGMRKHRRTHKYNC; this is encoded by the exons ATGTGCAAAATTGGGACTCTGAGGACTCTGCTGAACGAGCGGCTGAGTGCAGCGGTGGAGGAGATATTTAAGGTGTTGGAAACAACACTCTCCGAGTACGAGGACGAGATAGAACGTCAGCGTAAGCTGCTGGAGGACGGGAAGAGGCCTGTAAACAATGCTG AATTTGCACCAGTGTTGGCAATTAAACAAGAGCAACTGCAGGAGCCAGAGCCTCTACACATTAAAGAGGAACAGGAGGAAGTGTGGAGCATTCAGAAAGGAGAGCAGTATGAAGGACTTGTGGAGGATAACAAAGCTGACATCACCAACATTCCATTTGTTACCGTCTCAGTGGAGAGTGAAGATGACAAAGAGGAAGCAAAGTCCCCCGAGGTTCATCAGAGACCCACGGTGGAGAACACAGAGGAAGAGTCTGCAGAACAGCAGATGTTTGCAGGCTCAGAAAATGAGACCGATAATAGTGACGATGAGTTAAAGAGGGAAAGCACAACCCAGCAAGGTTCAACTTATACGAAACCCAAAGAAATCCACATAATTGTGGAAAAATCAATTTTTGGCAAGAAAAAGTTTAGTTGCTCAAAGTGTGGTAAACACTTTACCTCAAAGGGGACTCTGCAGAGACACATTAGGGCTCATAATGGAGACCGGCCATTCAGTTGTTCCCACTGTGGAAAGAGATTTTCCCGGAAACAACATCTACAAGAACACGTGCTAATTCATACAGGAGAGCAGCCGTTTAGTTGTTCAGTCTGTGGAAAAAAGTTTCGCTTTAGTGCCGGCATGAGGAAGCACAGgagaacacacaaatataattgCTGA
- the LOC131470118 gene encoding zinc finger protein 232-like isoform X4 codes for MCVCACVNYGSRLLTFGEFAPVLAIKQEQLQEPEPLHIKEEQEEVWSIQKGEQYEGLVEDNKADITNIPFVTVSVESEDDKEEAKSPEVHQRPTVENTEEESAEQQMFAGSENETDNSDDELKRESTTQQGSTYTKPKEIHIIVEKSIFGKKKFSCSKCGKHFTSKGTLQRHIRAHNGDRPFSCSHCGKRFSRKQHLQEHVLIHTGEQPFSCSVCGKKFRFSAGMRKHRRTHKYNC; via the exons atgtgtgtgtgcgcttgcgTGAACTACGGATCCCGTTTGTTGACATTTGGGG AATTTGCACCAGTGTTGGCAATTAAACAAGAGCAACTGCAGGAGCCAGAGCCTCTACACATTAAAGAGGAACAGGAGGAAGTGTGGAGCATTCAGAAAGGAGAGCAGTATGAAGGACTTGTGGAGGATAACAAAGCTGACATCACCAACATTCCATTTGTTACCGTCTCAGTGGAGAGTGAAGATGACAAAGAGGAAGCAAAGTCCCCCGAGGTTCATCAGAGACCCACGGTGGAGAACACAGAGGAAGAGTCTGCAGAACAGCAGATGTTTGCAGGCTCAGAAAATGAGACCGATAATAGTGACGATGAGTTAAAGAGGGAAAGCACAACCCAGCAAGGTTCAACTTATACGAAACCCAAAGAAATCCACATAATTGTGGAAAAATCAATTTTTGGCAAGAAAAAGTTTAGTTGCTCAAAGTGTGGTAAACACTTTACCTCAAAGGGGACTCTGCAGAGACACATTAGGGCTCATAATGGAGACCGGCCATTCAGTTGTTCCCACTGTGGAAAGAGATTTTCCCGGAAACAACATCTACAAGAACACGTGCTAATTCATACAGGAGAGCAGCCGTTTAGTTGTTCAGTCTGTGGAAAAAAGTTTCGCTTTAGTGCCGGCATGAGGAAGCACAGgagaacacacaaatataattgCTGA
- the LOC131470118 gene encoding zinc finger protein 232-like isoform X1 produces the protein MCKIGTLRTLLNERLSAAVEEIFKVLETTLSEYEDEIERQRKLLEDGKRPVNNAVYREIQRHPWKWSRAYTADKSIFSSTCILGIEFAPVLAIKQEQLQEPEPLHIKEEQEEVWSIQKGEQYEGLVEDNKADITNIPFVTVSVESEDDKEEAKSPEVHQRPTVENTEEESAEQQMFAGSENETDNSDDELKRESTTQQGSTYTKPKEIHIIVEKSIFGKKKFSCSKCGKHFTSKGTLQRHIRAHNGDRPFSCSHCGKRFSRKQHLQEHVLIHTGEQPFSCSVCGKKFRFSAGMRKHRRTHKYNC, from the exons ATGTGCAAAATTGGGACTCTGAGGACTCTGCTGAACGAGCGGCTGAGTGCAGCGGTGGAGGAGATATTTAAGGTGTTGGAAACAACACTCTCCGAGTACGAGGACGAGATAGAACGTCAGCGTAAGCTGCTGGAGGACGGGAAGAGGCCTGTAAACAATGCTG TTTATAgggagatacagcgccacccaTGGAAGTGGAGTCGGGCGTACACGGCagataaatcgattttctcctccacatgtatacTCGGAATTG AATTTGCACCAGTGTTGGCAATTAAACAAGAGCAACTGCAGGAGCCAGAGCCTCTACACATTAAAGAGGAACAGGAGGAAGTGTGGAGCATTCAGAAAGGAGAGCAGTATGAAGGACTTGTGGAGGATAACAAAGCTGACATCACCAACATTCCATTTGTTACCGTCTCAGTGGAGAGTGAAGATGACAAAGAGGAAGCAAAGTCCCCCGAGGTTCATCAGAGACCCACGGTGGAGAACACAGAGGAAGAGTCTGCAGAACAGCAGATGTTTGCAGGCTCAGAAAATGAGACCGATAATAGTGACGATGAGTTAAAGAGGGAAAGCACAACCCAGCAAGGTTCAACTTATACGAAACCCAAAGAAATCCACATAATTGTGGAAAAATCAATTTTTGGCAAGAAAAAGTTTAGTTGCTCAAAGTGTGGTAAACACTTTACCTCAAAGGGGACTCTGCAGAGACACATTAGGGCTCATAATGGAGACCGGCCATTCAGTTGTTCCCACTGTGGAAAGAGATTTTCCCGGAAACAACATCTACAAGAACACGTGCTAATTCATACAGGAGAGCAGCCGTTTAGTTGTTCAGTCTGTGGAAAAAAGTTTCGCTTTAGTGCCGGCATGAGGAAGCACAGgagaacacacaaatataattgCTGA